The proteins below are encoded in one region of Desulfovibrio sp. JC022:
- a CDS encoding TrkA family potassium uptake protein — translation MTEKKIEVGVIGLGKFGLELALNLRRLGHNVVGVDTSEERVKAAKPYLAQVFQADGTDPQTLEQLSFQDFNYVVVSTGDSLEASVLVVLNLQEIGVNKIWVKAISVAHKKVLSKMGVDYVVFPEHFAAKQLAHKLSTPGMVEYLSMGNDILIKEREAADWAGKTLIDLDLTNNYQVQVIAIRKNGSEELNFVPKANKPLGENDVLIMIGARENLLKLP, via the coding sequence ATGACAGAAAAAAAAATAGAAGTAGGCGTTATCGGCCTTGGTAAATTTGGTCTGGAACTGGCCTTGAACCTGCGCAGGCTGGGTCATAACGTTGTGGGCGTGGACACCAGCGAAGAACGGGTCAAGGCTGCCAAGCCATACCTTGCACAGGTTTTTCAGGCCGATGGAACAGACCCCCAAACTCTGGAGCAATTAAGCTTTCAGGATTTCAATTATGTTGTGGTTTCCACTGGCGATTCGCTGGAAGCAAGCGTGCTGGTGGTCCTCAACCTTCAGGAAATCGGGGTCAACAAAATATGGGTCAAGGCTATCAGCGTGGCGCATAAAAAAGTTCTGAGCAAGATGGGTGTGGATTACGTTGTTTTCCCGGAACATTTTGCTGCCAAACAGCTGGCCCATAAACTTTCCACACCGGGCATGGTCGAGTACCTTTCCATGGGTAACGATATCCTGATCAAAGAACGAGAGGCCGCGGACTGGGCCGGAAAAACACTTATCGACCTTGACCTGACCAACAATTATCAGGTGCAGGTCATCGCTATCCGCAAAAATGGATCTGAAGAACTGAATTTCGTGCCCAAGGCCAATAAGCCGCTGGGCGAAAATGATGTGCTGATTATGATCGGAGCGCGGGAAAATCTGCTGAAACTGCCCTAG
- a CDS encoding TrkH family potassium uptake protein, producing MKSKATSPFWMPIYAFLATILIGGMLLKLDICHPGKELSFLDAVFTATSAVCVTGLAVVDTGTFFSRTGQSVILFLIQLGGLGIMTYASLVIYLLGKKVSASDRIAVSQTLIHDPSFNIGKFIVGVVTAVLSIEAIGALMLNSMDPVGFYGFSAIFHSISAFCNAGFSLYSDSLTTWKDHLGINTVFMALIIMGGLGFYVMTELWQKLMNFIRRRKTEISAHALSWHTRIVLETSVFLIIGGALAIFFAESFKVHKVEGSMVNEITALFQSVTCRTAGFNSIDISGLTNISLLIMIGLMLIGGSPGSCAGGLKTTTFRTWLGFIISKIKGHSQVKVGWYALTEESVNRALTLLTIASVILGSAIILLSITEGSHLPHSEVRGHFIEITFEAISAFATVGLSTGVTPDLSGPGKSIIIFLMFVGRLGPVWLLTAINSWQKEPRYRLPEDDLPLG from the coding sequence ATGAAATCCAAAGCGACTTCTCCTTTCTGGATGCCCATTTATGCATTTCTCGCCACTATTTTGATTGGTGGAATGCTGCTCAAGCTGGACATTTGCCATCCGGGAAAGGAGCTTTCATTTCTTGATGCTGTTTTCACGGCAACCTCAGCAGTCTGCGTAACCGGGCTTGCGGTGGTGGACACCGGGACATTCTTCAGCCGCACCGGGCAGAGTGTCATTCTCTTCCTGATCCAGCTGGGCGGGCTGGGTATTATGACTTATGCCAGTCTGGTAATCTACCTGCTGGGCAAAAAAGTCAGTGCCTCGGACCGTATTGCGGTCAGTCAGACGCTAATTCATGATCCGTCATTTAATATCGGTAAATTCATTGTGGGTGTGGTCACGGCGGTACTTTCCATAGAAGCAATCGGTGCCCTGATGCTTAATAGCATGGACCCGGTAGGATTTTACGGATTCTCAGCGATTTTCCATTCCATTTCGGCCTTCTGTAATGCTGGATTCTCGCTCTATTCGGACAGCCTAACCACATGGAAGGACCACCTTGGAATCAACACGGTCTTCATGGCCCTGATTATTATGGGCGGTCTGGGTTTTTACGTGATGACAGAATTGTGGCAGAAGCTCATGAATTTCATCCGCAGACGCAAAACCGAAATTTCAGCCCATGCCTTAAGCTGGCACACGCGCATTGTACTGGAGACAAGCGTTTTCCTGATTATCGGCGGCGCGCTGGCCATATTTTTTGCTGAAAGCTTCAAAGTCCACAAAGTTGAAGGATCTATGGTCAATGAAATTACAGCCCTGTTCCAGTCTGTGACCTGCCGAACCGCAGGATTCAATAGCATAGACATTTCCGGGCTGACCAATATTTCCCTGCTGATCATGATCGGACTCATGCTCATCGGCGGTTCACCGGGATCATGCGCCGGGGGCTTGAAAACAACTACCTTCCGCACCTGGCTGGGCTTCATCATTTCCAAGATCAAAGGCCATTCGCAGGTGAAAGTAGGCTGGTATGCACTCACAGAAGAAAGCGTTAACCGCGCCCTGACCCTTTTGACCATCGCCAGCGTAATCCTCGGTTCAGCCATCATTCTTCTGAGCATTACCGAAGGAAGCCACCTGCCGCACAGCGAAGTGCGCGGACATTTCATTGAAATCACTTTCGAAGCCATATCCGCCTTTGCAACAGTCGGCCTATCAACCGGAGTAACCCCGGACTTGAGCGGACCCGGAAAATCCATCATAATATTTTTAATGTTCGTAGGAAGACTCGGACCTGTCTGGCTTTTAACAGCCATTAACAGCTGGCAGAAAGAACCACGTTACAGATTACCGGAAGACGATTTACCATTAGGATAG
- a CDS encoding ATP-binding cassette domain-containing protein translates to MALMSVSDLSMTFGGPQLLDKVSFQVEEGQRICIVGRNGEGKSTLLRLMSGDLVADGGNISFQKGVSVARLSQKVPEVLEGTIFEVVAGGLGDLGKALTRYHTVSLEVANGGDVTKLSEVEEIMEKHGGWEALTTIEMVISRLSLSPEMRFETLSGGLKRRALLARSLASKPDILLLDEPTNHLDIDSIAWLEEFLVKNIRTLIFITHDRMFLRKIATRIIELDRGNLADWSCDYDTFLKRKEELLSAEEKNWSEFDKKLAREEVWIRQGIKARRTRNEGRVRALKKLRDERKQRRERTGKATIEIQEAARSGKVVAETVNASYSWDHNPIFKDLSTSIMRGDRIGIIGPNGAGKTTLIQVLLGNLKPNSGSVKLGTKLEISYFDQHREQLDPNKSVRDSVADGNDTVTINGRNKHVMGYLKDFLFSPDRANSPVSVLSGGERNRLLLARLFTRPSNLLIMDEPTNDLDAETLELLEDRIMEYPGTVIIVSHDRAFLNNVVTGTLAFDGNAKVNDYVGGYDDWVRQRPQLEMEGKPKAAKPKPKKSPDARPEKLSYKEQREFEALEVEIVELPGKIEELEGSIEEIQTLMADPEFYKKSGGEMAATQSKLEKLEEEHETTFMRWEEVEEKLAEYRKRTGK, encoded by the coding sequence ATGGCTTTGATGAGTGTAAGTGATCTTTCCATGACCTTCGGCGGCCCGCAGTTGCTGGACAAAGTTTCCTTTCAAGTGGAAGAGGGGCAGCGGATCTGTATTGTCGGGCGTAACGGTGAAGGCAAGTCCACCCTGCTCCGGCTCATGAGCGGAGACCTCGTAGCTGACGGCGGTAACATTTCTTTTCAGAAAGGGGTCAGCGTGGCTCGCCTTTCCCAGAAAGTGCCTGAAGTGCTGGAAGGAACTATCTTCGAAGTTGTTGCCGGGGGCCTCGGCGATCTGGGTAAAGCACTGACCCGCTACCACACCGTAAGTCTCGAAGTTGCTAACGGCGGCGATGTAACCAAGCTTTCCGAAGTAGAAGAAATCATGGAGAAGCACGGCGGCTGGGAAGCCCTGACCACCATTGAAATGGTCATCTCCCGTCTGTCACTCAGTCCTGAGATGCGCTTTGAAACCCTTTCCGGTGGACTTAAGAGACGCGCCCTGCTGGCCCGCTCACTGGCAAGCAAGCCGGATATCCTTCTGCTTGACGAACCAACCAACCATCTGGATATCGACTCCATTGCCTGGCTTGAAGAATTTCTGGTCAAGAACATCCGCACCCTGATTTTCATCACTCATGATCGCATGTTTCTGCGCAAAATCGCCACCCGGATCATTGAACTGGACCGCGGCAACCTCGCGGATTGGTCCTGCGATTACGACACCTTCCTCAAGCGTAAAGAAGAACTCCTCTCTGCCGAGGAAAAGAACTGGTCCGAATTCGACAAAAAACTGGCCCGCGAAGAAGTATGGATCAGGCAGGGTATCAAGGCCCGCCGCACCCGTAATGAAGGGCGCGTGCGCGCACTCAAAAAACTGCGGGACGAACGCAAACAGCGTCGCGAACGGACTGGAAAAGCCACTATTGAAATTCAGGAGGCAGCACGTTCCGGTAAAGTGGTTGCCGAGACCGTTAATGCCTCCTACTCATGGGATCACAATCCTATCTTCAAGGACCTGTCCACCTCCATCATGCGCGGGGATCGCATCGGTATCATCGGGCCCAACGGGGCGGGAAAGACAACCCTCATCCAAGTGCTGCTGGGTAATCTCAAACCGAATTCAGGCAGCGTTAAGCTGGGAACCAAGCTTGAAATTTCATATTTCGACCAGCACCGCGAACAGCTCGACCCCAACAAATCCGTGCGCGACTCTGTGGCTGACGGAAACGATACCGTAACCATCAATGGTCGCAACAAGCATGTCATGGGTTACCTGAAGGATTTCCTGTTTTCCCCGGACCGGGCTAATTCCCCGGTAAGTGTACTTTCCGGCGGTGAGCGCAACCGTTTACTTTTGGCGCGCCTTTTCACCCGCCCATCCAATCTGCTGATAATGGATGAACCGACAAACGACCTTGACGCCGAAACCCTTGAACTGCTGGAAGACCGCATCATGGAATATCCCGGCACAGTCATCATCGTCAGCCATGACCGTGCGTTCCTGAACAACGTGGTTACCGGGACACTGGCTTTTGACGGAAATGCAAAGGTAAACGACTACGTTGGCGGTTACGACGACTGGGTACGCCAGCGTCCGCAGCTGGAAATGGAAGGCAAGCCCAAAGCCGCCAAGCCCAAACCGAAAAAATCCCCGGACGCACGCCCGGAAAAACTCAGTTATAAGGAACAGCGCGAATTCGAAGCTCTCGAAGTGGAAATCGTCGAGCTTCCCGGAAAAATCGAAGAGCTTGAAGGGTCCATCGAAGAGATACAGACTCTCATGGCCGACCCGGAGTTCTACAAAAAATCCGGCGGAGAAATGGCTGCAACCCAATCTAAACTCGAAAAACTTGAAGAAGAACACGAAACCACCTTCATGCGCTGGGAAGAAGTGGAAGAAAAGCTTGCTGAGTATCGAAAACGGACGGGGAAATAG
- a CDS encoding Hpt domain-containing protein yields the protein MSTGDRLLDIFQDETLERLDNIETGLLQLENSPADLTPELINSIFRDAHSIKAGSNLLKLTVIEELSHKLENVLEMVRSEGLIPTELIITASLESVDKLRSLTEDVLNSNTKSIRLQKTMLEVSVQRALAGES from the coding sequence ATGAGTACCGGCGACAGATTACTGGACATCTTTCAGGACGAAACACTTGAACGGCTCGATAATATCGAAACCGGGCTTTTGCAGTTGGAGAACAGCCCTGCGGATCTTACTCCGGAGCTGATTAATTCCATTTTCAGGGATGCCCATTCCATCAAGGCCGGGTCCAACCTGCTTAAGCTGACCGTTATTGAGGAGCTTTCCCATAAGCTGGAGAATGTTTTAGAGATGGTTCGTTCCGAAGGGTTGATCCCTACTGAACTTATTATCACCGCTTCTCTGGAATCCGTGGATAAGCTGCGCTCTCTGACCGAAGACGTACTTAACAGCAACACCAAGAGTATTCGCTTGCAGAAAACCATGTTGGAGGTTTCAGTACAGCGTGCTTTGGCGGGTGAGAGTTAG
- a CDS encoding flavodoxin, whose protein sequence is MSKSLIVYGSTTGNTETAAEYVAEAFENKEIEVELKNVTDVSVADLGNGYDIVLFGCSTWGEEEIELQDDFIPLYDALEEADLKGKKVSVFGCGDSDYTYFCGAVDAIEEKLEKMGAVVIGDSLKVDGDPERNAITEWGKEIAEKV, encoded by the coding sequence ATGTCCAAATCACTGATCGTTTACGGCTCAACTACCGGTAATACTGAAACAGCCGCTGAATATGTGGCTGAAGCTTTTGAAAACAAAGAAATCGAAGTAGAACTGAAAAACGTTACTGATGTAAGTGTTGCCGACCTCGGCAACGGCTACGACATTGTACTCTTCGGCTGCTCCACCTGGGGTGAAGAAGAGATCGAATTGCAGGATGACTTTATTCCTCTCTATGATGCCCTTGAAGAAGCTGACTTAAAAGGCAAAAAAGTCTCCGTATTCGGCTGCGGGGATTCCGACTACACTTATTTTTGCGGCGCAGTGGATGCCATTGAAGAAAAACTCGAAAAAATGGGTGCTGTGGTCATAGGCGACAGCCTAAAAGTGGACGGTGACCCGGAGCGGAATGCCATCACTGAATGGGGCAAAGAAATAGCAGAAAAAGTTTAA
- a CDS encoding bifunctional 3-deoxy-7-phosphoheptulonate synthase/chorismate mutase type II, producing the protein MSVQLDVTGLDSWGFNNDGPLIIAGPCSAESREQLLETARGIKDKGVHLLRAGIWKPRTRPGCFEGMGEEGLKWLVEAKEETGLPISCETATPEHVELCLKYGVDMIWVGARTTVNPFAVQALADALKGTDIPVLVKNPINPDVELWLGALERINKAGVKKLGAIHRGFSSARASEYRNAPNWRIFIELRRRTEGMPIICDPSHLCGKRELIPAVAQKSLDLLFDGLMIESHINPDVALSDSKQQFTPEDLGKVLADLEVKHAAAEDEEFALRMESKRNRLVEIDDAIVELLAERMALGRKIGKMKCERNIALLQPAQWKKTVEKRTREGVARGMDEHFMLRIFQYIHEESLRQQECVLAGEE; encoded by the coding sequence ATGAGTGTTCAACTTGATGTAACCGGTTTGGATTCTTGGGGTTTCAATAACGACGGGCCGCTGATTATCGCCGGTCCCTGTAGTGCGGAATCCCGCGAGCAGCTTTTGGAAACCGCCCGCGGCATTAAAGACAAGGGTGTTCACCTGTTGCGTGCAGGTATTTGGAAACCGCGTACACGTCCCGGCTGCTTTGAAGGTATGGGCGAAGAAGGTCTCAAATGGCTGGTTGAAGCCAAGGAAGAAACCGGACTTCCCATTTCTTGTGAAACCGCTACTCCCGAACATGTGGAACTCTGTCTTAAGTACGGTGTAGATATGATTTGGGTCGGCGCACGGACTACCGTAAACCCCTTTGCCGTACAGGCTCTGGCGGATGCTCTTAAGGGAACTGACATTCCCGTGCTGGTAAAAAACCCCATCAACCCTGATGTGGAACTCTGGCTTGGTGCTCTTGAGCGTATCAATAAGGCCGGGGTCAAAAAACTCGGTGCTATCCATCGCGGTTTTTCTTCCGCCCGTGCCAGCGAGTACCGCAATGCTCCCAACTGGAGAATTTTTATTGAGCTGCGTCGCCGCACCGAAGGCATGCCCATAATCTGCGACCCCAGCCATCTTTGCGGTAAGCGTGAACTTATCCCTGCAGTGGCCCAGAAATCCCTCGATCTCCTTTTTGACGGTCTGATGATCGAATCCCACATCAATCCTGATGTGGCTCTCAGCGACAGCAAGCAGCAGTTCACCCCTGAAGATCTCGGCAAGGTTCTGGCTGATCTTGAAGTGAAACATGCAGCTGCGGAAGATGAAGAATTTGCTCTGCGCATGGAAAGCAAGCGTAACCGCCTTGTTGAAATTGATGATGCCATTGTTGAACTTCTTGCCGAGCGCATGGCACTTGGCCGCAAGATCGGTAAGATGAAATGTGAGCGCAATATTGCCCTCTTGCAGCCTGCGCAGTGGAAGAAAACTGTTGAGAAGCGTACCCGCGAAGGTGTTGCCCGCGGTATGGATGAACACTTCATGCTCCGTATTTTCCAGTACATCCATGAAGAGTCTCTGCGTCAGCAGGAATGTGTGTTGGCCGGGGAAGAATAA
- the aroB gene encoding 3-dehydroquinate synthase: MDKVNVELRGEFDNSYEISVDYSVMDELVADLKARKYGHTPVVICDENTRELFGHTLVEKLALEDVDPLMLTVPAGENSKSLDVFGSLLEAMLEAGITRQDVVVALGGGVVGDLSGYVAGSYMRGINFVQVPTTLLSQVDSSVGGKVAVNIKHWKNYCGMFYQPKRVYTNISALESLPEREILSGLGEVVKTAFIADRDLVDYLSANAEKVRSLDSEVMAKVVARCCEIKADVVIRDEKEGGVRRILNYGHTVGHAIETFAGYEISHGECVAWGMRIVARACHKGGMLSAEDLKLHEELMDKLGLATGKLDIEPAKIMQLMQKDKKVKQGAVVIVGLDRLGNAVVCEDFSLELIEAELEKMA, translated from the coding sequence ATGGACAAGGTCAATGTTGAGCTGCGCGGTGAGTTCGATAATTCCTATGAGATCAGCGTTGACTACTCCGTCATGGATGAACTTGTCGCGGACCTCAAGGCTAGGAAGTACGGACATACCCCGGTAGTTATCTGTGATGAAAATACCCGTGAGCTTTTCGGCCATACTTTGGTCGAAAAGCTCGCGCTTGAAGATGTTGATCCGTTGATGCTCACTGTACCTGCCGGGGAGAACAGCAAGTCCCTTGATGTATTCGGTTCTCTGCTGGAAGCCATGCTTGAGGCCGGGATTACCCGTCAGGATGTGGTCGTAGCCCTTGGTGGAGGCGTGGTCGGTGATCTCTCCGGTTATGTTGCGGGTAGCTACATGCGCGGCATTAATTTCGTGCAGGTACCCACAACATTGCTGTCACAGGTGGATTCCTCTGTGGGCGGCAAGGTTGCGGTGAATATCAAGCATTGGAAAAACTATTGCGGCATGTTCTATCAGCCCAAGCGTGTTTATACGAACATTTCAGCTCTTGAGTCTCTGCCTGAACGGGAAATTCTCAGCGGGCTGGGCGAAGTGGTTAAGACCGCTTTCATTGCCGACCGTGATTTGGTGGATTATCTGTCCGCCAATGCGGAAAAAGTCCGTTCTCTTGATAGCGAAGTTATGGCCAAGGTTGTGGCTCGCTGCTGTGAAATCAAAGCCGATGTGGTCATTCGCGATGAAAAAGAGGGCGGGGTGCGCCGTATCCTCAACTATGGTCACACTGTTGGGCATGCCATTGAAACATTTGCCGGATATGAGATCTCTCACGGTGAGTGCGTGGCATGGGGGATGCGTATCGTAGCCCGTGCCTGCCACAAGGGTGGGATGCTTTCCGCTGAAGATCTTAAGTTGCATGAAGAACTTATGGATAAGCTTGGTCTTGCCACCGGAAAGCTCGACATTGAGCCTGCCAAGATCATGCAGCTTATGCAGAAGGATAAGAAGGTCAAGCAGGGCGCGGTGGTAATTGTCGGCCTTGATAGGTTGGGCAATGCAGTGGTTTGCGAAGATTTTTCGCTTGAGTTGATTGAAGCTGAGCTTGAAAAGATGGCGTAA
- the metC gene encoding cystathionine beta-lyase, with product MKDISTKLVNAGKDEALQVIDTINPPLHRASTVLFDSYADMLKANKGEYEGIDYGTCGLGAQKAFEAAMVELEGAYGCKSFQSGIAAIAMVLMAYTKQSDHILICDNVYGPTRHFCDGFLAKYGVETEYLPSDAGAGVVDYIRENTKLLFMESPGSNTFEIQDISAITEVCRTKSVVTVIDNTWATPLYFNPFEHGIDVSIQSCTKYITGHSDILLGTVSTNEQSWDTFNKCCGLFEVYAAQEDCYQGLRGLRTLKVRLKAHEQAALEVAKWLANHEMVESVIHPALESHPQHDLWERYFKGSSGLFAFTLKEQYEDIDHSPFVDNLELFGLGYSWGGYKSLITGGKFRRTNHFGYEGKTLFRLNIGLEDVEDLKVDLKQGLEQLKG from the coding sequence ATGAAAGATATTTCCACCAAGCTGGTCAATGCGGGCAAAGACGAGGCCCTGCAAGTTATAGATACCATTAATCCGCCTTTGCATCGCGCTTCAACTGTCCTTTTTGATTCCTACGCCGATATGCTCAAGGCGAATAAGGGTGAGTATGAAGGCATTGATTACGGAACCTGCGGTCTTGGTGCTCAGAAAGCTTTTGAAGCTGCCATGGTTGAGCTTGAGGGTGCGTATGGCTGTAAGTCTTTTCAGTCCGGTATTGCTGCTATTGCCATGGTGCTTATGGCTTATACAAAGCAGAGTGATCATATTCTGATTTGCGATAATGTTTACGGCCCGACCCGCCATTTCTGTGATGGATTCCTCGCAAAGTACGGTGTTGAAACCGAATATCTGCCCTCTGATGCCGGCGCAGGAGTAGTTGATTACATTCGCGAAAATACAAAGTTGTTGTTCATGGAATCTCCCGGCTCAAATACATTTGAGATTCAGGATATTTCCGCCATCACCGAAGTCTGCCGCACAAAAAGTGTAGTTACAGTCATCGATAACACATGGGCTACTCCCTTATATTTCAATCCCTTTGAGCATGGCATTGATGTTTCCATTCAGTCCTGCACCAAATATATCACCGGGCATTCTGATATTTTGCTGGGCACTGTTTCCACCAATGAGCAGAGTTGGGATACTTTTAATAAATGCTGCGGTCTTTTTGAAGTTTATGCCGCGCAGGAAGATTGTTACCAAGGCTTGCGCGGTCTGCGGACTCTGAAAGTTCGGCTCAAGGCTCATGAGCAGGCTGCTCTTGAAGTTGCTAAGTGGCTGGCGAATCATGAAATGGTCGAATCTGTGATCCATCCGGCCCTTGAAAGCCATCCCCAGCATGATCTCTGGGAACGTTACTTCAAAGGTTCCAGCGGGCTTTTCGCTTTCACCCTCAAGGAACAATACGAAGATATCGATCACTCGCCATTTGTGGACAACCTCGAACTCTTCGGTCTCGGCTACAGCTGGGGCGGCTACAAAAGTCTGATCACCGGAGGCAAGTTCCGGCGCACCAACCATTTTGGATACGAGGGGAAAACACTTTTCCGCTTAAATATAGGTCTGGAAGATGTGGAAGATTTGAAGGTTGATCTGAAGCAGGGGCTTGAGCAGTTGAAGGGCTAA
- a CDS encoding glycosyltransferase, translating into MNKQETKIIAWVGNTFFRTGMDELGYKTVHIPIQGQQVFTWQDILEKTGTKPYAVVYADRSIAPPLAGVENFPCLTIFHCIDTHIHSWYPFYAQGFDICLVSLKDHLDRFAPRLKESRLLWFPPIVMDHHVPSETQKEWDLLFVGNVSAELTPERKIFLDKVAEHVPGLHITKGDFSKLFPRAKVVLNIAERGDLNFRVFEALACAACLLTPKIENGFFDIFEDGVHLLTYEPNNVEDLLGKYNLLINDEELRERLARQGNKLIESSHRIIHRAQTLHNVIEEMDVEAAIKNRIKAAPELRRNFLKSLYLHWAEEVGIPEFQKIYLQAAKN; encoded by the coding sequence GTGAACAAGCAAGAAACCAAAATCATAGCATGGGTCGGAAATACCTTTTTCCGCACCGGAATGGATGAACTGGGCTACAAAACAGTCCACATCCCCATCCAGGGGCAGCAGGTATTCACTTGGCAGGATATTCTGGAAAAGACCGGAACTAAGCCTTATGCCGTGGTCTATGCCGACCGCTCTATCGCTCCGCCCCTTGCAGGCGTGGAAAACTTCCCCTGCCTGACCATTTTTCACTGCATCGATACCCACATCCACAGCTGGTACCCCTTTTACGCCCAAGGATTCGATATCTGTCTGGTCAGCCTGAAGGATCATCTGGACCGTTTTGCTCCCCGTTTAAAGGAATCACGGCTGCTCTGGTTTCCGCCCATTGTCATGGACCATCATGTTCCATCCGAAACACAAAAAGAATGGGACCTGCTCTTTGTAGGTAATGTCAGCGCGGAATTGACCCCGGAAAGAAAAATTTTTCTCGATAAAGTAGCTGAACATGTGCCCGGTCTGCACATTACTAAAGGCGATTTCAGCAAACTTTTTCCCAGAGCAAAAGTAGTGCTCAACATTGCCGAACGCGGCGACCTCAATTTCCGGGTATTTGAAGCCCTCGCCTGCGCTGCATGTCTACTGACTCCCAAAATCGAAAACGGATTCTTTGATATTTTTGAGGATGGAGTTCATCTGCTGACCTATGAACCCAACAACGTTGAAGACCTGCTTGGAAAGTATAATCTTCTAATAAATGATGAAGAATTACGGGAACGCCTTGCTCGGCAGGGTAATAAATTGATCGAAAGCTCACATCGCATCATCCACCGCGCGCAGACCCTGCATAATGTAATTGAAGAGATGGATGTGGAAGCGGCCATAAAAAACCGCATTAAAGCTGCACCGGAGCTGCGCCGCAATTTTCTAAAGTCACTCTACCTGCACTGGGCTGAAGAAGTGGGCATACCGGAATTTCAGAAGATTTATTTGCAGGCGGCTAAGAATTAG
- a CDS encoding pilus assembly protein PilZ, which produces MNTLSDRRKQTRIELESINGFFRQCDVAASTGGNLDITILNISTEGMKFMTNSSCDSNRIKRDDVLFFRGCIFNDRIGFLSSQKAVAVWQEDTVFGVKFIPSLDLDEPSLIDMLK; this is translated from the coding sequence ATGAATACATTATCAGACCGACGCAAACAGACAAGGATAGAGCTGGAATCCATCAACGGTTTTTTTCGGCAATGCGACGTTGCCGCGTCAACAGGTGGAAACCTTGATATAACCATACTCAATATTTCCACGGAAGGAATGAAGTTCATGACCAATTCAAGCTGCGATTCCAATAGGATAAAGCGGGACGACGTTCTTTTTTTCCGGGGTTGCATATTTAATGACAGAATTGGATTTCTCAGCAGCCAGAAGGCCGTCGCTGTCTGGCAGGAAGACACTGTCTTCGGGGTAAAATTTATCCCATCCCTCGATCTTGATGAACCCTCCCTGATCGATATGCTCAAGTAA